A portion of the Sandaracinobacteroides saxicola genome contains these proteins:
- a CDS encoding MAPEG family protein, protein MTDFPHTTLAIVFVLLVYFWTSMQVGKARAQHDVKAPASSGHPEFDKRYRVQMNTLETLVLLLPLLFLAAPVLGDLITALLALTYGVGRIIYARAYYRDPASRSAGFGISMLPVVVALVAAIWSGISGILAMMA, encoded by the coding sequence ATGACCGATTTTCCGCACACCACGCTCGCCATCGTCTTCGTGCTGCTGGTCTATTTCTGGACCTCGATGCAGGTCGGCAAGGCACGCGCCCAACATGATGTGAAGGCCCCCGCCAGCAGCGGCCACCCCGAATTCGACAAGCGCTACCGCGTCCAGATGAATACGCTCGAAACCCTCGTGCTCCTCCTTCCCCTGCTGTTCCTCGCTGCCCCCGTCCTCGGCGACCTCATCACCGCCCTTCTCGCGCTCACCTACGGCGTCGGCCGCATCATCTACGCCCGCGCCTATTACCGCGACCCCGCCAGCCGCAGCGCCGGCTTCGGCATTTCGATGTTGCCTGTCGTCGTCGCCCTCGTCGCCGCGATCTGGAGCGGCATCAGCGGCA